In Neorhizobium galegae, the following proteins share a genomic window:
- the ileS gene encoding isoleucine--tRNA ligase: protein MTDTAEKLDYSKTLYLPETDFPMRAGLPQKEPELVARWQQMDLYKQLRASATGREKFVLHDGPPYANGNIHIGHALNKILKDVITRSFQMRGYDSNYVPGWDCHGLPIEWKIEEAYRAKGKNKDEVPINEFRQECREFAAGWIKIQAEEFKRLGIVGDFENPYLTMNFHAESRIAGELLKIAQSGQLYRGSKPIMWSVVERTALAEAEVEYHDYESDTIWVKFPVNNAVRDGAVMGDLVGAFVVIWTTTPWTIPGNRAISYSSKVNYSLYEITEAENDFGPRPGEKLIFADRLAADAFAKAKLQYRVVRSVSALELAGLGVRHPLEGLGGGYHFAVPMLDGDHVTDTDGTGFVHTAPGHGREDFDIWMEQARHKGVDTKIPFTVDDGGFYTADAPGFEGARVMDDNGKKGDANDRVIKALIERNALFARGRMKHQYPHSWRSKKPIIFRNTPQWFVYMDKDLADGTTLRSRALKAIDDTRFVPSAGQNRLRAMIEQRPDWVLSRQRAWGVPICVFVDEQGEILQDEAVNQRILEAFDLEGADAWFAEGARERFLGSRANEGWTQVMDILDVWFDSGSTHTFTLEDRPDLKWPADVYLEGSDQHRGWFHSSLLESAATRGRAPYDTVVTHGFTMDEKGQKMSKSLGNVVAPQDVMKDAGADILRLWVMTTDYWEDQRLGKTIIQTNVDAYRKLRNTIRWMLGTLAHDEGEEIAYADLPELEKLMLHRLAELDKLVREGYDAFEFKKIARALIDFSNIELSAFYFDIRKDVLYCDAPSSLRRRAALAVIRKIFDCTVTWLAPMLPFTTEESWLSRNPNAVSIHLEQFPTVPTEWKNEAVAEKWARIRKVRSVVTGALEIERKDKRIGSSLEAAPVVYVNDPELMKALEGQDFEETCITSGIAIVAGEGPESAFRLPEVQAVAVDPKLAEGTKCARSWRVTTDVGSDPAYPDVSARDAAALRELATLGRL from the coding sequence ATGACCGATACCGCCGAAAAGCTCGACTATTCGAAAACCCTCTATCTGCCCGAAACCGATTTCCCGATGCGCGCCGGCCTGCCGCAGAAGGAGCCGGAACTGGTTGCCCGCTGGCAGCAGATGGACCTCTACAAGCAGCTCCGCGCCTCCGCCACGGGCCGCGAAAAATTCGTGCTGCATGACGGCCCGCCCTATGCCAACGGCAATATCCATATCGGCCATGCGCTGAACAAGATCCTGAAGGACGTCATCACCCGCTCGTTCCAGATGCGCGGTTATGACTCGAACTATGTTCCGGGCTGGGATTGCCACGGCCTGCCGATCGAATGGAAGATCGAGGAAGCCTATCGCGCCAAGGGCAAGAACAAGGACGAGGTTCCGATCAACGAATTCCGCCAGGAATGCCGGGAATTCGCGGCCGGCTGGATCAAGATCCAGGCTGAGGAATTCAAGCGCCTCGGCATCGTCGGCGATTTCGAAAACCCGTACCTGACGATGAATTTTCACGCCGAGAGCCGCATCGCCGGCGAACTGCTGAAGATCGCCCAGAGCGGCCAGCTCTATCGCGGCTCGAAGCCGATCATGTGGTCGGTCGTCGAGCGTACCGCGCTGGCCGAGGCCGAGGTGGAGTACCACGACTATGAGAGCGACACGATCTGGGTGAAGTTCCCGGTCAACAACGCCGTTCGTGATGGTGCTGTGATGGGTGACCTCGTGGGCGCCTTCGTCGTCATCTGGACCACTACCCCTTGGACGATCCCCGGCAACCGAGCGATCTCCTATTCTTCAAAGGTCAACTACAGCCTCTACGAGATCACCGAAGCAGAGAATGATTTTGGCCCTCGTCCGGGTGAGAAGCTTATATTTGCGGATAGACTGGCTGCAGACGCTTTCGCAAAGGCCAAGCTTCAATATCGTGTTGTTCGTTCTGTCTCTGCCCTGGAACTGGCCGGTTTGGGTGTGCGGCATCCTTTGGAAGGATTGGGTGGTGGATATCACTTTGCCGTTCCCATGCTGGACGGGGACCACGTTACAGATACGGACGGAACAGGTTTTGTTCATACGGCTCCCGGGCACGGACGCGAAGATTTTGACATTTGGATGGAGCAAGCCCGCCATAAAGGCGTAGATACGAAGATCCCCTTCACGGTCGATGACGGCGGTTTCTACACGGCCGACGCTCCCGGTTTCGAGGGTGCCCGCGTCATGGACGACAACGGCAAGAAGGGCGATGCCAACGATCGCGTCATCAAGGCGCTGATCGAGCGCAACGCGCTGTTTGCCCGCGGCCGGATGAAGCATCAGTATCCGCATTCGTGGCGGTCGAAGAAGCCGATCATCTTCCGCAACACGCCGCAGTGGTTCGTCTACATGGACAAGGACCTTGCCGACGGCACCACGCTTCGCTCGCGTGCCCTCAAGGCGATCGACGACACCCGTTTCGTGCCATCAGCCGGCCAGAACCGCCTGCGTGCGATGATCGAACAGCGCCCGGACTGGGTGCTTTCCCGTCAGCGCGCCTGGGGCGTCCCGATCTGCGTCTTCGTCGACGAGCAGGGCGAAATCCTTCAGGACGAAGCTGTCAACCAGCGCATCCTCGAAGCCTTCGATCTCGAAGGTGCCGACGCCTGGTTCGCCGAAGGAGCGCGTGAGCGTTTCCTGGGGTCACGCGCCAACGAAGGCTGGACGCAGGTGATGGATATCCTCGATGTCTGGTTCGATAGCGGTTCCACCCACACTTTCACGCTCGAAGACCGCCCGGACCTGAAATGGCCGGCCGACGTCTATCTCGAAGGCTCCGACCAGCATCGCGGCTGGTTCCATTCCTCGCTGCTGGAATCCGCCGCCACCCGCGGCCGGGCGCCCTATGACACGGTCGTCACCCATGGCTTCACCATGGATGAGAAAGGCCAGAAGATGTCGAAGTCGCTCGGCAATGTCGTGGCCCCGCAGGACGTCATGAAGGATGCCGGAGCCGATATCCTGCGCCTCTGGGTGATGACGACCGACTATTGGGAAGACCAGCGCCTCGGCAAGACCATCATCCAGACCAATGTCGATGCGTATCGCAAGCTGCGCAACACGATCCGCTGGATGCTCGGCACGCTCGCCCATGACGAGGGCGAGGAGATCGCCTATGCCGACCTGCCGGAACTCGAAAAGCTGATGCTGCATCGCCTCGCCGAGCTCGATAAGCTCGTGCGCGAAGGTTATGACGCCTTCGAATTCAAGAAGATCGCCCGGGCGCTGATCGATTTTTCCAATATCGAGCTGTCGGCCTTCTACTTCGATATCCGCAAGGATGTGCTTTATTGCGACGCGCCGTCGTCGCTGCGCCGTCGCGCGGCTCTTGCCGTCATCCGCAAGATCTTCGACTGCACGGTGACCTGGCTTGCGCCCATGCTGCCGTTCACCACCGAGGAATCGTGGCTGTCGCGCAACCCGAACGCCGTCTCGATCCATCTCGAGCAGTTCCCGACGGTTCCGACCGAGTGGAAGAACGAAGCGGTCGCCGAAAAATGGGCGCGGATCCGCAAGGTGCGCTCGGTTGTCACAGGCGCACTCGAAATCGAACGCAAGGACAAGCGGATCGGCTCTTCGCTGGAGGCCGCACCGGTCGTCTATGTCAACGATCCGGAGCTGATGAAGGCGCTGGAAGGCCAGGATTTCGAAGAGACCTGCATCACCTCGGGCATCGCGATCGTTGCGGGCGAGGGGCCGGAGAGCGCCTTCCGTCTGCCGGAAGTGCAGGCCGTCGCGGTCGACCCGAAGCTCGCCGAAGGCACCAAATGCGCCCGCTCATGGCGGGTGACGACCGATGTCGGCTCCGATCCTGCCTATCCGGATGTGTCGGCGCGCGACGCTGCCGCACTGCGCGAGTTGGCCACCCTCGGCCGGCTTTGA
- the rsmD gene encoding 16S rRNA (guanine(966)-N(2))-methyltransferase RsmD, which yields MRIVGGEFRGRSLATPKTSDIRPTIDRTRESLFNIIGHVYPQALDGGRVIDLFAGTGAVGLEALSRGCKSALFVENGVEGRGLLWENIDSLGLHGRARILRRDATKLGIANNIEPFHFLFADPPYGQGLGEGAMLSAHAGGWLAPGALAILEERADINPAVDAVFKFLESRTFGDTRMDFFRYQPA from the coding sequence GTGCGGATCGTCGGTGGTGAATTTCGCGGCCGGTCTCTGGCCACGCCCAAAACAAGCGACATCCGGCCGACCATCGACCGGACGCGCGAAAGCCTGTTCAACATCATCGGCCACGTCTATCCGCAGGCACTGGATGGCGGCCGGGTGATCGACCTTTTCGCCGGCACCGGCGCGGTTGGGCTGGAGGCGTTGTCGCGCGGCTGCAAGAGTGCGCTCTTCGTCGAGAACGGCGTCGAGGGCAGGGGCCTGTTGTGGGAGAATATCGACAGCCTCGGCCTGCATGGCCGGGCGCGCATCCTGCGCCGTGATGCCACCAAGCTCGGGATTGCCAACAATATCGAGCCGTTTCATTTCCTGTTCGCCGACCCGCCCTATGGCCAGGGGCTCGGCGAGGGCGCCATGCTTTCGGCCCATGCCGGCGGCTGGCTCGCACCCGGAGCCCTTGCCATTCTGGAGGAGCGGGCCGACATCAATCCTGCCGTGGATGCGGTCTTCAAGTTTTTGGAGAGCCGGACGTTCGGCGATACCCGCATGGACTTTTTCCGCTACCAGCCGGCCTGA
- a CDS encoding NAD(P)H-dependent oxidoreductase, producing the protein MHALIVVSHPEPGSLTHNVAAHLAEGVTMSGGSFEIADLAAEGFDPRFTQADLAAHRREAPPSADVTAEQARIDRADALVLVYPVYWWSMPGLLKGWIDRAFANGWAYDDVEGAKVVKKLRHLPIHLVAIGGADMRTYARHGYFGAMRTQIDHGIFDYCGAPVMASELLLEEELDRPDFPSEIARRIGRNVFSALRKTEAA; encoded by the coding sequence ATGCACGCGCTGATCGTCGTTTCGCATCCCGAACCCGGATCCCTCACCCATAACGTCGCCGCCCACCTCGCCGAGGGCGTCACCATGTCGGGCGGCTCTTTTGAAATTGCCGACCTTGCGGCCGAGGGCTTCGACCCCAGGTTTACGCAGGCGGATCTGGCGGCGCATCGCAGGGAGGCACCACCCTCGGCGGATGTCACGGCCGAACAGGCGAGAATCGACCGCGCCGATGCGCTGGTGCTCGTCTATCCCGTCTACTGGTGGTCGATGCCGGGGCTCTTGAAGGGATGGATCGATCGCGCCTTCGCAAACGGCTGGGCCTATGACGACGTGGAAGGCGCCAAGGTGGTGAAGAAACTTCGCCACCTTCCCATCCACCTGGTCGCGATCGGCGGCGCCGACATGCGGACTTATGCGCGGCACGGTTATTTCGGCGCGATGAGGACGCAGATCGATCATGGGATATTCGATTATTGCGGCGCGCCGGTCATGGCATCCGAGCTTCTCCTGGAAGAGGAGCTGGATAGACCCGATTTCCCATCGGAAATCGCACGCAGGATCGGCCGCAATGTTTTCAGCGCGCTCCGGAAAACCGAGGCCGCATAG
- a CDS encoding type II toxin-antitoxin system VapC family toxin, with translation MIGWLLDTNVVAALINPNGAPSVKRWAAGQDEDRFFISILTLAEYDKGIENLPADDENRYRYAAARDALEDRFAGRTLSVSDAIVRRWGAISGRVKQATSHAPPVIDTLFAATAIEHNLYLATRNVKDTRASGAAIFDPWQDDPERFPLSRR, from the coding sequence GTGATCGGCTGGCTGCTGGATACCAATGTCGTCGCCGCGCTGATCAATCCGAACGGAGCACCCTCCGTCAAACGGTGGGCTGCCGGACAGGATGAAGACCGTTTCTTCATCAGCATCCTGACCCTGGCGGAATACGACAAGGGCATCGAGAACCTGCCAGCGGATGACGAAAATCGCTATCGTTATGCCGCAGCCCGTGATGCGCTCGAGGACAGATTTGCCGGGCGGACCCTTTCCGTCAGCGACGCGATCGTCAGGCGGTGGGGCGCTATATCCGGGAGGGTGAAGCAGGCGACCAGCCATGCGCCACCGGTGATCGATACGCTGTTTGCCGCGACGGCAATCGAGCATAATCTCTATCTCGCCACCCGCAACGTGAAAGACACTCGCGCGTCGGGCGCGGCAATCTTCGATCCTTGGCAGGACGACCCCGAGCGGTTTCCGCTGAGCCGCCGCTAA
- a CDS encoding type II toxin-antitoxin system Phd/YefM family antitoxin produces MPGKPTAHDNSWKLEDAKARFSEVVRRAHSEGPQRVTVRGRDSVVVISTEELERLTRAAPKKSFVEFMEGLGLDTLELEREADRGRDIDL; encoded by the coding sequence ATGCCGGGCAAGCCCACCGCTCACGACAATAGCTGGAAGCTGGAGGATGCCAAGGCACGCTTCAGCGAAGTGGTGAGGCGCGCGCATAGCGAAGGCCCCCAGCGCGTGACCGTGCGGGGTCGCGACAGCGTCGTCGTGATCAGCACGGAGGAGCTGGAGAGGCTGACGAGGGCCGCACCTAAGAAATCCTTCGTGGAATTCATGGAAGGCCTGGGGCTGGACACGCTGGAGCTGGAGCGGGAAGCGGATCGCGGCCGGGATATCGACCTGTGA
- a CDS encoding pseudouridine synthase, which produces MNSKDKPKRGEGKTFVRETKPRAAPKAGADGKAGFSAKEGLAPRKSSAAKSGAEKAAKPVRKLPPAPETMEAEGKPERISKILARVGVASRRDIERMIMEGRVSLNGKVLDTPVVNVTLSDKIEVDGMPIRGIERTRLWLYHKPAGLVTTNSDPEGRATVFDNLPEGLPRVLSIGRLDINTEGLLLLTNDGGLSRVLELPTTGWLRRYRVRAHGEIKQEELDKLKEGIAVEGVLYGSIDATLDRTQGSNVWITMGLREGKNREIKNVLGALGLEVNRLIRISYGPFQLGDLPEGEVVEVRGRMLRDQLGPRLIEESKANFDAPIYTETAADEEEKPARAERSEWAARPERSERPRAGKPEDRREKALGRLETKRDDRKFADKPRGAKPFGSRAEDEDDRPKKRPPMGTSRTANVWMAPGARPTTESKTRKSSARAEAEQLFKKPAPQNDRPVIVNRAEEDHDWIRADGPDKPEKADFGRKKSFGDRPDRGDRPVGDKPRGERSFGDKPRGDRKPREGGDRPRTKSFSGDARSERPRGERAFGDRPPRGDRPFGDKPRGDRPFADRKPRADGDRPARAFGEGRSERPRGERPSGDRPPRGDRPFGDKPRGERSFGDKPRGERSFGDRKPREDGERPARSFSAGEGRAERPRSDRPFSDRPPRGDRPAGDRPTGDRPAGDRPRGGKPGGKPFGAKPGGGKSFGGKPSGGRGKPAGAGGKPGGKPGGRPASGGRPAGGKPRTPRG; this is translated from the coding sequence ATGAATTCCAAAGACAAGCCGAAGCGCGGCGAAGGCAAGACTTTCGTTCGCGAAACCAAACCGAGAGCCGCTCCGAAGGCCGGCGCTGACGGCAAGGCGGGCTTTTCCGCCAAGGAAGGCCTTGCGCCCAGGAAGAGCTCCGCGGCCAAGAGCGGCGCTGAAAAGGCGGCAAAGCCCGTCCGCAAGCTGCCGCCGGCACCGGAAACCATGGAGGCCGAGGGCAAGCCCGAGCGCATCTCCAAGATCCTTGCACGCGTCGGCGTCGCGTCGCGCCGCGATATCGAGCGGATGATCATGGAAGGCCGGGTCAGCCTGAACGGCAAGGTCCTCGATACCCCGGTCGTCAACGTGACGCTGTCCGACAAGATCGAAGTCGATGGCATGCCGATCCGCGGCATCGAGCGCACCCGCCTCTGGCTCTACCACAAGCCGGCCGGTCTGGTGACCACCAATTCCGATCCGGAAGGCCGCGCGACCGTCTTCGACAACCTGCCCGAAGGCCTGCCGCGGGTGCTCTCCATCGGCCGCCTCGACATCAATACCGAAGGCCTGCTGCTGCTGACCAACGATGGCGGCTTGTCGCGCGTGCTGGAACTGCCGACCACCGGCTGGCTGCGCCGTTACCGCGTACGTGCCCATGGCGAGATCAAGCAGGAGGAACTGGACAAGCTGAAGGAGGGCATCGCCGTCGAAGGCGTGCTCTACGGCTCGATCGACGCGACGCTGGACCGCACCCAGGGCAGCAATGTCTGGATCACCATGGGCCTACGCGAAGGCAAGAACCGCGAGATCAAGAACGTGCTCGGCGCGCTCGGCCTCGAGGTCAACCGCCTGATCCGCATTTCCTACGGACCGTTCCAGCTCGGGGACCTGCCGGAAGGCGAGGTAGTGGAAGTGCGGGGCCGCATGCTGCGCGACCAGCTCGGCCCGCGCCTGATCGAGGAATCGAAGGCCAATTTCGACGCGCCGATCTATACCGAGACCGCCGCTGACGAGGAAGAGAAGCCCGCCCGTGCCGAGCGCTCAGAATGGGCGGCAAGGCCCGAGAGGAGCGAGCGTCCGCGCGCCGGCAAGCCGGAGGACCGGCGTGAAAAGGCGCTCGGCCGTTTGGAAACCAAGCGCGACGACCGCAAGTTCGCCGACAAGCCGCGCGGTGCAAAGCCGTTCGGCAGTCGCGCTGAGGACGAGGACGACCGGCCGAAGAAGCGTCCGCCGATGGGCACCAGCCGCACCGCCAATGTCTGGATGGCGCCGGGCGCCCGCCCGACCACCGAAAGCAAGACGCGCAAATCCTCCGCCCGTGCCGAGGCCGAGCAGCTTTTCAAGAAGCCCGCGCCGCAGAACGACCGGCCGGTTATCGTCAACCGCGCCGAAGAGGACCACGACTGGATCCGTGCCGACGGGCCTGACAAGCCGGAAAAGGCAGATTTCGGCCGCAAGAAGTCCTTTGGCGATCGGCCGGACCGCGGCGATCGTCCCGTCGGCGACAAGCCGAGGGGCGAACGTTCTTTCGGCGATAAACCCCGTGGTGACCGCAAGCCGCGCGAAGGCGGCGACCGTCCGCGGACCAAGTCCTTTTCGGGCGATGCCCGCTCGGAACGTCCACGCGGCGAGCGCGCTTTTGGTGACCGCCCGCCCCGCGGCGACCGCCCATTCGGCGACAAGCCCAGAGGCGACCGCCCGTTTGCTGACCGCAAGCCACGCGCCGATGGTGATCGCCCTGCACGCGCCTTCGGCGAAGGCCGCTCCGAGCGCCCGCGCGGCGAGCGTCCTTCCGGTGACCGTCCGCCTCGTGGTGACCGTCCGTTCGGCGATAAGCCGAGGGGCGAGCGCTCCTTCGGTGACAAGCCCAGGGGTGAACGGTCGTTCGGCGACCGCAAGCCGCGCGAGGATGGAGAGCGTCCCGCACGATCCTTCTCCGCAGGCGAGGGCCGCGCCGAGCGTCCGCGCAGCGACCGGCCGTTCTCGGATCGGCCGCCGCGTGGTGATCGTCCCGCAGGTGACCGTCCCACAGGTGATCGGCCCGCCGGCGACCGGCCGCGTGGTGGAAAGCCAGGCGGCAAGCCCTTCGGCGCAAAGCCGGGCGGCGGCAAGAGCTTTGGCGGAAAGCCTTCCGGCGGCCGCGGAAAACCGGCGGGTGCCGGTGGCAAGCCCGGGGGCAAGCCTGGTGGCCGGCCCGCCTCGGGCGGACGCCCGGCCGGCGGCAAGCCGCGCACGCCGAGAGGGTAA
- a CDS encoding TIGR01459 family HAD-type hydrolase, translating into MAKRIGNLSEVIGDYDVVLSDVWGVVHNGVEAFQHSCKALAAAREAGATVVLITNSPRTAPGVIEQMRALGVPDGTYDRIVTSGDVTQHLIVDGPKKVFLIGPDRDLNLFDGLGVEVVSADEAECIVCTGFFDDEKEVPEDYTDMLAAFAKRDVPFICANPDLVVERGHKIIPCAGAVAAYYEEFGGKTRVAGKPHRPIYEATIEAAREVRGDFPMSRVLAIGDGMPTDVRGALAYGLDLLYISAGIHVAEYTVNGQTDEAILNAWLKRENAAPKYWMPRLA; encoded by the coding sequence ATGGCAAAGCGCATCGGCAATCTTAGCGAAGTGATCGGCGACTACGACGTGGTCCTTTCCGACGTCTGGGGTGTGGTTCACAACGGTGTCGAGGCTTTCCAGCATTCCTGCAAGGCGCTCGCCGCGGCCCGCGAAGCCGGCGCCACGGTCGTGCTGATCACCAATTCGCCGCGCACGGCTCCAGGCGTCATCGAGCAGATGCGCGCGCTCGGCGTGCCCGACGGCACCTATGACCGGATCGTCACATCCGGCGACGTCACTCAGCACCTGATCGTCGACGGCCCGAAAAAGGTTTTTCTGATCGGCCCCGACCGCGATCTCAACCTGTTCGACGGGCTCGGAGTCGAGGTGGTCTCAGCCGACGAAGCAGAATGCATCGTCTGCACCGGTTTCTTCGACGACGAGAAGGAAGTCCCGGAAGATTATACCGACATGCTGGCGGCGTTTGCCAAGCGCGACGTTCCCTTCATCTGCGCCAACCCGGATCTCGTCGTCGAGCGCGGCCACAAGATCATCCCCTGCGCCGGCGCGGTCGCCGCCTATTACGAAGAGTTCGGCGGCAAGACCCGCGTTGCCGGCAAGCCGCACCGCCCGATCTACGAGGCGACGATCGAGGCTGCCCGCGAAGTGCGCGGCGATTTTCCGATGAGCCGGGTGCTGGCGATCGGCGACGGCATGCCGACCGACGTGCGCGGCGCGCTCGCATACGGCCTCGACCTGCTTTATATCAGCGCGGGCATCCATGTCGCGGAATACACCGTCAACGGCCAGACCGACGAGGCGATCCTCAACGCCTGGCTGAAGCGGGAAAACGCCGCGCCGAAATACTGGATGCCGCGCCTCGCATAG
- a CDS encoding bifunctional riboflavin kinase/FAD synthetase — MTVFHRNEKKEPLPEELKGGVIAIGNFDGVHRGHRSVLERALALAEQQGVPALVLTFEPHPRSVFRPEEPVFRLTPAPLKARLLEAMGFRSVIEYPFTREFATRSAEEFIQTILVDWLAASAVVTGFDFHFGKDRKGGPAFLMASGAKHGFNVQLVDAFRDENAEVISSSRIRDLLAEGDVSAAAGLLGYRYTVEAEVIGGEKLGRQLGFPTANMQLPPEAELKAGIYAVRFRRPDGTLFDGVASYGRRPTVTENGAPLLETYLFDFSGNLYGETCSVSFFGHLRDELKFDGLDALVAQIKRDEEEARGLLSGVRPLGEVDAKIAF, encoded by the coding sequence ATGACTGTCTTCCACCGCAACGAGAAGAAGGAACCGCTGCCCGAGGAACTGAAGGGCGGCGTCATCGCCATCGGCAATTTCGACGGCGTGCATCGCGGCCATCGCAGCGTGCTGGAGCGCGCGCTGGCACTTGCGGAACAGCAGGGCGTACCCGCCCTGGTGCTGACCTTCGAGCCGCATCCGCGCTCCGTTTTCCGCCCGGAGGAACCGGTCTTCCGCCTGACCCCGGCACCGCTCAAGGCTCGCCTGCTGGAAGCCATGGGTTTCCGCTCGGTGATCGAATATCCCTTCACCCGCGAGTTCGCGACCCGTTCGGCGGAAGAATTCATCCAGACCATTCTCGTGGATTGGCTGGCAGCCAGCGCCGTCGTCACCGGCTTCGACTTTCATTTCGGCAAGGACAGGAAAGGCGGCCCGGCCTTCCTGATGGCATCGGGCGCCAAGCACGGTTTCAACGTGCAGCTGGTCGATGCCTTCCGTGACGAAAATGCCGAGGTGATCTCCTCCAGCCGTATCCGCGACCTGCTGGCGGAGGGCGATGTCTCCGCCGCAGCCGGCCTGCTCGGTTATCGCTATACGGTCGAGGCGGAGGTGATCGGCGGCGAAAAGCTCGGCCGCCAGCTCGGTTTCCCAACCGCCAACATGCAGCTGCCGCCGGAGGCCGAATTGAAGGCCGGCATCTACGCCGTGCGCTTCCGTCGTCCCGACGGCACGCTTTTCGACGGCGTCGCCAGCTACGGCCGCCGCCCGACTGTGACCGAAAACGGTGCGCCCCTGCTCGAAACCTACCTCTTCGATTTCTCCGGCAACCTCTACGGCGAAACCTGTTCCGTCTCCTTCTTCGGCCACCTGCGCGACGAACTGAAGTTCGACGGGCTGGATGCACTAGTGGCGCAGATCAAGCGCGACGAGGAAGAGGCGCGGGGGTTGCTTTCCGGCGTCAGGCCGCTTGGCGAGGTGGACGCCAAGATCGCGTTTTGA
- a CDS encoding nucleoside deaminase, translated as MPNTDGFMNAALAEAKDAAARGEVPIGAVLVVDGIIVARSGNRTRAENDVTAHAEIAVIRDAAAALGQERLSGADLYVTLEPCTMCAAAISFARIRRLYYGAEDPKGGAVDNGVRFFAQPTCHHAPEVYSGLGESEAAILLTGFFRSKRES; from the coding sequence ATGCCTAATACCGATGGGTTCATGAATGCTGCCCTTGCGGAAGCCAAAGACGCGGCCGCCCGCGGCGAGGTTCCGATCGGCGCCGTTCTGGTCGTCGACGGCATTATCGTCGCCCGCTCCGGAAACCGGACCCGCGCCGAAAACGACGTTACCGCCCATGCCGAAATCGCCGTCATCCGGGATGCCGCGGCCGCCCTTGGACAGGAGCGGCTGTCAGGTGCCGACCTTTACGTGACGCTCGAACCCTGCACCATGTGCGCGGCGGCGATCTCGTTTGCGCGCATCCGGCGGCTCTATTACGGCGCGGAGGACCCGAAGGGCGGAGCGGTGGACAACGGTGTGCGCTTCTTTGCCCAGCCGACCTGCCATCATGCGCCGGAAGTCTATTCCGGCCTCGGCGAAAGCGAGGCCGCGATCCTGCTCACCGGCTTCTTCAGATCGAAAAGAGAGAGCTAA
- a CDS encoding patatin-like phospholipase family protein — MNTRLAVPDLEAVRAKGGLTFAVALGGGGARGLSHIQVIEALDELGIRPVAISGSSIGAIIGAGMASGMTGREIREYALETVGHRGTLLNKLWGLGPATMRDKLGGFRFGQFNLELILDAFLPPQVPEDFADLEIPMKISATDYYGQAEVILEQGELRTAIAASAAIPGLFMPVRVNGRVMIDGGVFNPVPYEQLMDVADVVIGVDVVGAPEGDGTHAPNRIDSLFGASQLTMQASIALKLKLNPPQIFLRPSVNRFRVLDFLKARDILDESEHVKDELKRAIDALHAAAAEA, encoded by the coding sequence ATGAATACGAGGCTTGCAGTTCCCGATCTCGAAGCCGTCAGAGCCAAGGGCGGCTTGACGTTTGCGGTCGCTCTCGGCGGCGGCGGCGCGCGCGGCCTCTCGCATATCCAGGTCATCGAGGCGCTCGACGAGCTCGGCATACGGCCCGTGGCGATTTCCGGCTCGTCGATCGGCGCGATCATCGGTGCCGGCATGGCGTCGGGCATGACCGGACGCGAGATCCGCGAATACGCGCTGGAGACGGTGGGCCACCGCGGCACCCTCTTGAACAAGCTCTGGGGTCTCGGCCCGGCGACCATGCGCGACAAGCTCGGCGGTTTCCGCTTCGGCCAGTTCAATCTCGAACTCATCCTCGATGCCTTCCTGCCGCCGCAGGTGCCGGAGGATTTCGCCGATCTCGAAATTCCGATGAAGATTTCGGCTACCGATTATTACGGCCAGGCGGAGGTGATCCTCGAACAGGGTGAGTTGCGCACCGCGATCGCGGCGTCTGCCGCCATTCCCGGCCTGTTCATGCCGGTCCGGGTGAACGGGCGGGTGATGATCGATGGCGGCGTCTTCAATCCCGTCCCTTATGAGCAGCTGATGGACGTTGCCGATGTGGTGATCGGCGTCGACGTGGTCGGTGCGCCGGAAGGCGACGGCACCCATGCGCCCAATCGCATCGACAGCCTGTTCGGCGCGAGCCAGCTGACCATGCAGGCAAGCATCGCGCTCAAGCTGAAGCTCAATCCACCCCAGATCTTCCTTCGGCCGTCGGTCAACCGTTTCCGGGTGCTGGACTTCCTGAAGGCCCGCGACATCCTCGACGAATCCGAGCACGTCAAGGATGAACTCAAGCGCGCCATCGACGCGCTGCATGCGGCGGCAGCCGAAGCCTGA